In Dolichospermum flos-aquae CCAP 1403/13F, the following proteins share a genomic window:
- the nuoH gene encoding NADH-quinone oxidoreductase subunit NuoH — MNPGIDLQGTFIQSVKDLGVPPGAAKALWMPLPMVLMLIGATVGVLVATWLERKISAAAQQRIGPEYQGPFGLLVPVADGLKLVFKEDIIPAKADPWLFTIGPIIVVLPVFLSYLIVPFGQNIIIANVGMGVFLWIALSSIQPIGLLMAGYASNNKYALLGGLRAAAQSISYEIPLALSVLAIAMMSNSLSTVDIVNQQSNFGILGWNIWRQPLGFVIFWIAALAECERLPFDLPEAEEELVAGYQTEYSGMKFALFYLSSYINLVLSALLVAILYLGGWHCPIPLDMITGWLGVSESDQAIQVVTAVIGITMTVIKAYLLVFFAILIRWTVPRVRIDQLLDLGWKFLLPIGLVNLLLTAAFKLAFPFAFGG, encoded by the coding sequence ATGAATCCAGGAATTGACCTCCAAGGAACTTTTATTCAATCTGTCAAGGATTTAGGCGTTCCCCCAGGAGCGGCCAAAGCCCTATGGATGCCATTACCAATGGTGTTGATGCTTATTGGGGCTACAGTAGGTGTCCTAGTTGCCACATGGCTAGAACGGAAAATTTCTGCGGCAGCACAGCAACGGATTGGGCCTGAATACCAGGGTCCTTTTGGATTGTTAGTGCCTGTAGCAGATGGTCTGAAGCTGGTATTTAAAGAAGATATCATCCCCGCCAAAGCAGATCCTTGGCTATTTACCATTGGTCCAATTATTGTCGTTTTACCAGTATTTCTGTCCTATTTAATTGTGCCATTTGGACAGAATATTATCATTGCTAACGTCGGCATGGGCGTATTCTTGTGGATTGCATTATCCAGTATTCAGCCCATTGGCTTATTAATGGCGGGTTATGCCTCCAATAATAAATATGCCTTGTTGGGAGGTTTACGGGCAGCAGCGCAGTCCATCAGTTATGAAATTCCCTTAGCATTGAGTGTACTAGCGATCGCTATGATGTCCAACAGTCTCAGCACCGTTGACATCGTGAATCAGCAATCTAACTTTGGCATTTTGGGCTGGAACATTTGGCGACAACCATTAGGTTTCGTGATCTTTTGGATAGCCGCCCTAGCAGAATGCGAGCGCCTACCCTTTGACTTACCAGAAGCAGAAGAAGAACTAGTTGCAGGGTATCAAACCGAATATTCAGGCATGAAATTCGCCCTCTTCTACCTCAGTTCCTACATTAACCTGGTACTTTCTGCCTTACTAGTAGCAATTTTGTACCTTGGTGGTTGGCATTGTCCTATACCCCTTGACATGATCACTGGTTGGTTAGGAGTCAGCGAAAGTGACCAAGCAATTCAGGTAGTCACAGCGGTTATAGGCATTACCATGACCGTAATCAAAGCCTACTTACTAGTATTTTTCGCCATCCTCATTCGTTGGACAGTACCAAGAGTAAGGATTGACCAATTGCTAGACTTAGGATGGAAATTCCTCTTACCAATAGGCTTGGTAAATCTCCTATTAACCGCCGCCTTCAAACTAGCCTTTCCCTTCGCCTTCGGTGGGTAA
- the ndhI gene encoding NAD(P)H-quinone oxidoreductase subunit I has product MLKFLKQVGDYAKEAVQAGRYIGQGLAVTFDHMRRRPVTVQYPYEKLIPGERFRGRIHYEFDKCIACEVCVRVCPINLPVVDWEMDKGTKKKKLKHYSIDFGVCIFCGNCVEYCPTNCLSMTEEYELATYDRHELNYDSVALGRLPYKVTNDPMVTPLRELVYLPKGVMDPHGVPADAPRAGSRPEDLVEKNN; this is encoded by the coding sequence ATGCTCAAATTCCTCAAACAAGTTGGTGATTACGCCAAAGAAGCAGTCCAAGCAGGTCGTTATATTGGTCAAGGATTAGCTGTTACTTTTGACCACATGAGACGGCGACCTGTTACCGTTCAATATCCCTACGAAAAATTGATTCCCGGTGAAAGATTTCGCGGTCGCATTCACTATGAGTTTGACAAGTGTATTGCTTGTGAAGTCTGTGTGCGTGTTTGTCCCATTAATCTCCCTGTAGTTGATTGGGAAATGGACAAAGGCACTAAAAAGAAAAAGCTCAAACACTACAGTATTGATTTTGGAGTTTGTATCTTCTGCGGTAACTGTGTGGAATATTGTCCCACCAACTGTTTATCCATGACAGAAGAATATGAACTAGCTACTTATGATCGCCATGAACTTAATTACGATAGCGTAGCCCTGGGACGTTTGCCCTATAAAGTTACAAACGATCCAATGGTGACACCATTACGAGAACTTGTTTACCTACCTAAAGGCGTAATGGACCCCCACGGAGTCCCCGCCGATGCCCCCCGTGCAGGTTCTCGTCCAGAAGACTTGGTAGAAAAAAATAATTAG
- a CDS encoding NADH-quinone oxidoreductase subunit J — MNLAEGVQSVSLGILGVMMIGTALGVVLFSNIVYSAFLLGGVFISMAGIYLLLNGDFVASAQILIYVGAINVLILFAIMLVNKRQDFSPLPSAGLRKVFTALVSFGLFALLSTMVLATPWAYTTNPVVSQNSIIVIGEHFFSDFLLPFELASVLLLIAMVGAIILARREYLPDQVPTSDLQQTILTLPERPKELIGTGRSSDN, encoded by the coding sequence GTGAATCTAGCCGAAGGAGTACAGTCTGTATCACTTGGCATTCTTGGCGTAATGATGATTGGGACAGCACTAGGTGTGGTGCTATTCTCTAACATTGTTTATTCCGCCTTTTTGCTGGGAGGTGTATTCATCAGCATGGCGGGAATATACCTATTGCTAAATGGTGATTTTGTCGCATCAGCACAAATCCTAATTTATGTTGGTGCAATTAACGTTTTAATTCTGTTTGCCATTATGTTGGTAAACAAAAGACAGGATTTTTCACCATTACCTAGTGCGGGATTACGGAAAGTATTTACAGCTTTAGTGAGTTTTGGACTATTTGCGCTTTTAAGTACAATGGTATTAGCTACGCCTTGGGCTTATACAACTAATCCCGTAGTTAGTCAAAATTCCATCATTGTCATTGGTGAGCATTTCTTCAGCGACTTTTTGCTACCCTTTGAATTAGCTTCCGTTCTGTTGCTAATAGCAATGGTAGGAGCAATTATTTTGGCACGTCGGGAATATTTACCTGACCAAGTACCAACTTCTGACCTACAACAAACAATTTTAACCCTACCAGAACGCCCCAAAGAACTCATCGGCACTGGTAGAAGTTCTGACAACTGA
- the nuoK gene encoding NADH-quinone oxidoreductase subunit NuoK, whose translation MQLQYFLLLAAALFCIGIYGLITSRNAVRVLMSIELLLNAVNLNLMAFSNFLDSSLIKGQVFTVFVITVAAAEAAVGLAIVLTIYRNRDTVDMEQFNLLKW comes from the coding sequence ATGCAACTCCAATACTTTTTATTACTAGCCGCAGCTTTGTTTTGCATTGGGATTTATGGTCTAATTACCAGTCGCAACGCCGTGCGGGTACTGATGTCAATTGAGTTATTGCTGAATGCCGTTAATCTAAATTTAATGGCATTTTCCAACTTCCTTGATTCAAGCTTAATTAAAGGTCAAGTTTTCACAGTTTTTGTGATTACCGTGGCAGCCGCAGAAGCGGCAGTGGGTTTAGCGATTGTGCTGACGATTTATCGCAACCGCGATACCGTTGATATGGAGCAGTTTAATCTTCTGAAGTGGTAA
- a CDS encoding NAD(+) kinase, whose translation MQLKQVIIAYKARDPQSKSWAELCAKQLENRHCQVLMGPSGPKDNPYPVFLASANQPIDLALVLGGDGTVLTSARHLAPAGIPILGVNVGGHLGFLTESVDEFQDPEIVWDRLLEDRYAIQRRMMLQAAVYEGTGSNLEPVTESYLALNEFCVKPASADRMITSILEMEIDGEIVDQYVGDGLIISTPTGSTGYTVSASGPIMHDGMEAITITPICPMSLSSRPLVLPPGSVVSIWPLGDYDLSTKLWMDGVLSTSIWPGHRVDVRMADCRAKFIVLRANNSYYQTLREKLLWAGTRVRYNNNHRS comes from the coding sequence GTGCAACTCAAGCAGGTAATCATTGCTTATAAAGCACGAGATCCCCAGAGTAAAAGCTGGGCTGAACTTTGTGCTAAACAACTAGAAAATCGTCATTGCCAAGTATTGATGGGACCTAGTGGGCCAAAAGATAACCCCTATCCGGTTTTTTTGGCCTCTGCTAATCAACCAATTGATCTTGCTTTGGTACTTGGTGGTGATGGTACTGTCCTCACAAGTGCCAGACATTTAGCCCCAGCCGGCATCCCCATTCTCGGAGTGAATGTAGGCGGCCATTTGGGGTTTTTAACTGAGTCAGTAGATGAGTTTCAAGATCCAGAAATAGTTTGGGACAGGCTGTTAGAAGACCGTTATGCTATCCAACGGCGCATGATGTTACAAGCAGCGGTATATGAAGGGACTGGCTCAAATTTAGAACCAGTAACAGAAAGTTACTTGGCTTTAAATGAGTTTTGTGTCAAACCCGCTTCTGCTGACAGAATGATTACCTCCATTCTAGAAATGGAAATTGATGGTGAGATAGTAGATCAGTATGTGGGAGATGGGTTAATTATCTCTACTCCCACAGGTTCTACTGGTTATACTGTTTCTGCCAGTGGACCAATTATGCACGATGGGATGGAAGCAATTACCATCACTCCCATTTGTCCCATGAGTCTTTCTAGTCGTCCTCTGGTTTTACCCCCTGGTTCTGTGGTCAGTATTTGGCCTTTGGGCGATTATGATTTAAGTACCAAACTCTGGATGGATGGTGTGTTATCTACTTCCATTTGGCCAGGACATCGTGTTGATGTCAGAATGGCTGATTGTCGCGCTAAGTTTATTGTATTACGGGCAAATAATTCATATTATCAAACACTGCGGGAAAAATTACTTTGGGCTGGTACAAGGGTTCGCTACAACAATAATCACCGCAGTTGA
- a CDS encoding GNAT family N-acetyltransferase, which yields MELSYRYNHYQLHPPDFPILQTDKYILRLAANPQELESIFQLRFEVFNLELGLGLSNSNIAQMDQDKFDQVCHHLLLIAKNTGETIGTYRMQTYTMAAQYLGFDAADIFDLHGIPDAVLQSSVEVGRACIAKKYRNSHTLLLLWKGLANYLLWTKQQYFFGCASLLTQSHREAACTFNYLKQNNFIHPHILVCPHAKYLIEIPQSYPEKSNISIPNIFQAYLNIGAKVCSLPAIDQQFKTIDFLVISNIADFTRWHYGMRLK from the coding sequence ATGGAACTTTCTTATCGCTACAATCATTATCAACTCCATCCTCCTGATTTTCCCATTTTGCAAACTGATAAATATATCCTGCGTCTAGCTGCAAATCCTCAAGAACTAGAATCTATTTTTCAATTGCGATTTGAAGTATTTAATTTAGAACTCGGTTTAGGATTATCTAATTCTAATATTGCCCAAATGGATCAAGATAAATTTGATCAAGTTTGTCATCATTTATTACTCATTGCTAAAAATACGGGTGAAACGATTGGTACTTATAGAATGCAAACTTATACAATGGCTGCTCAATATCTAGGATTTGATGCGGCTGATATATTTGATCTTCATGGTATTCCTGATGCTGTTCTTCAATCTTCTGTTGAGGTGGGACGTGCTTGTATAGCTAAGAAGTACCGCAATAGTCATACTCTATTATTACTGTGGAAAGGATTAGCTAATTATTTACTTTGGACTAAACAACAATATTTTTTTGGCTGTGCATCTTTACTTACACAATCTCATCGAGAAGCAGCTTGTACTTTTAATTATTTAAAACAAAATAATTTTATCCATCCTCATATTTTAGTATGTCCTCATGCAAAATACTTGATAGAAATTCCGCAAAGTTATCCAGAAAAGTCTAATATATCAATTCCTAATATTTTTCAGGCATATCTAAATATTGGGGCTAAAGTATGCAGTTTACCAGCTATTGATCAGCAATTTAAAACTATTGACTTTTTAGTTATTTCTAATATTGCTGATTTTACTAGATGGCATTATGGCATGAGATTGAAATAA
- the gshA gene encoding glutamate--cysteine ligase, translated as MVLLKGFEIEMYTGTPQGDIVGLSDQITTNLDGFMREPDSRNVEYITQPSMNYDNLLCALLRPRKELRNYLQSLDNYTLIPGSTLSLQGSDLFLRSDPTNPYHDYIEQTYGTKVVTASVHINVGISDPEVLMRACRIMRMEAPLFLAMSASSPFLNSKTTGYHSTRWGLFPQTPHHVPLFANHADHIQWVNEQLASGTMQNVRHLWVSVRPNGDRRPYDLNRLELRICDLVTDPIALLAMTALLEARLIQIINNPAIDPLTQSPFSPEELITLTMKNEMATATDSLDARLQRWQDGRSILARDWIAEIYDEVWSIAKQQGFSCFLSPLQKILREGNEAQQWLQLHKIGVDIQRVIAQAIISTQERETELESKLCSSVRE; from the coding sequence ATGGTCTTATTAAAAGGCTTTGAGATTGAGATGTACACTGGTACGCCTCAAGGTGATATTGTCGGACTATCGGATCAAATTACTACAAATTTAGATGGATTTATGCGTGAGCCGGATAGCCGGAATGTGGAGTATATAACTCAACCATCTATGAATTATGACAATTTATTGTGCGCTTTACTACGTCCTAGAAAAGAGTTGCGGAACTATCTCCAAAGCTTAGATAATTATACTTTGATCCCGGGTAGTACATTATCTTTGCAAGGAAGCGATCTCTTTTTGCGTTCTGACCCCACCAATCCCTATCATGATTACATTGAACAAACCTATGGCACAAAGGTAGTTACTGCCAGCGTCCATATCAATGTTGGTATCAGTGACCCAGAGGTATTAATGCGTGCCTGTCGGATTATGAGAATGGAAGCACCTCTATTCCTAGCTATGAGTGCCTCATCTCCTTTCCTAAATAGTAAAACTACTGGTTATCATTCCACCCGCTGGGGACTATTTCCCCAAACTCCCCATCATGTCCCCTTATTTGCTAATCATGCGGATCATATTCAATGGGTAAATGAACAGTTAGCGTCTGGGACAATGCAAAATGTCCGACATTTGTGGGTATCAGTGCGTCCAAATGGCGATCGCCGTCCTTATGATTTAAATCGCTTAGAACTGCGAATTTGTGACTTGGTAACAGATCCCATTGCTTTGTTAGCAATGACAGCTTTATTAGAAGCGCGGTTAATCCAAATTATCAATAACCCAGCTATTGATCCTTTAACTCAAAGTCCGTTTTCTCCCGAAGAATTGATCACCTTAACCATGAAAAACGAAATGGCTACTGCTACTGACAGTCTTGATGCAAGATTGCAGCGATGGCAAGATGGTAGGAGTATTCTTGCCAGAGATTGGATAGCAGAAATATATGATGAAGTTTGGAGTATTGCCAAACAACAGGGCTTTAGTTGTTTCCTCTCCCCCTTGCAAAAAATTCTCCGAGAAGGTAATGAAGCTCAACAATGGTTACAACTACACAAAATAGGCGTTGATATTCAGCGTGTAATTGCCCAAGCCATTATTTCTACCCAAGAACGGGAAACCGAACTAGAAAGTAAACTATGTTCATCTGTGCGGGAATAG
- a CDS encoding tRNA (cytidine(34)-2'-O)-methyltransferase, translating into MPQIVLVNPQIPPNTGNIARTCAATGTELHLVGPLGFEISDRYLKRAGLDYWPYVKFHYHDSIELFQSVQKQRGGRCLGFSVRGDFNYINFEFQADDWLLFGSETAGLPAATLSTCDSTLYIPMYEPGVRSLNLSVSVAIGLFECRRQLGYLQ; encoded by the coding sequence ATGCCCCAGATAGTTTTAGTGAACCCACAAATTCCTCCGAATACTGGCAATATTGCCCGGACTTGTGCCGCTACAGGCACGGAATTACATTTGGTCGGTCCTTTGGGATTTGAAATTAGCGATCGCTATCTGAAACGAGCCGGGTTAGATTATTGGCCTTACGTTAAATTCCATTATCATGACTCCATAGAATTATTTCAAAGCGTACAAAAACAACGTGGGGGTAGATGCTTAGGTTTTAGTGTTCGTGGTGATTTTAACTACATTAATTTTGAATTTCAAGCGGATGATTGGCTGCTTTTTGGCAGTGAAACAGCAGGTTTACCAGCAGCTACTCTCTCAACTTGTGACTCTACCTTATATATTCCCATGTATGAACCTGGTGTTCGTAGCCTGAATTTATCAGTCAGTGTGGCCATAGGTTTATTTGAATGTCGTCGTCAGTTAGGCTATTTACAATAA